From the genome of Flavobacterium luteolum, one region includes:
- a CDS encoding SRPBCC family protein, with amino-acid sequence MNAPVEKVWNALTQPELVKQWQYGSDLITDWKIGNEIRFRNEWEGQVFEQWGTVLEVVSNQKIKYSLFFPRPGLEDKPENYFIMNYVLSEENQKTKLEIIQEDNRPGAVQEKPQGEENPILQALKAVIES; translated from the coding sequence TTGAATGCCCCAGTTGAAAAAGTATGGAACGCACTAACACAGCCGGAATTAGTCAAGCAATGGCAGTATGGAAGTGATTTAATTACAGATTGGAAAATCGGCAATGAAATACGCTTTAGAAATGAATGGGAAGGCCAAGTTTTTGAGCAATGGGGAACTGTTTTAGAAGTTGTTTCAAATCAAAAAATAAAATATTCTTTGTTTTTCCCAAGACCTGGATTGGAAGATAAACCCGAGAATTATTTCATAATGAATTATGTTTTATCTGAAGAAAATCAGAAAACAAAACTCGAAATAATTCAGGAAGATAATCGTCCCGGAGCAGTTCAGGAGAAACCGCAAGGAGAAGAAAATCCAATTCTACAGGCCTTAAAAGCCGTAATAGAATCTTAA
- a CDS encoding tetratricopeptide repeat protein, which produces MKKNFLLFLTFSNFLALNAQTVEEKIAAKACECLEKSSKITEDVFRECLTNPMGELILTDKDPKVRESINTVDGIQNMVLKVQAVISKKCPNLMPELIENKDNVFYSESKNKNAQNSYVIAKDFMRQNNYKMAIESFQLALKEDPNFVLALDDIAVSYRQLNDYDNAIKYYKKSLEVYPEGNFALMNIGVVYTFKSDYKTAISYYEKLIQYHPNNAEGYFGAGKNYFMMKDDEKALDNLFLAHIIYTNENSEYAKDSEQLIGALYQKMKSENKEALFKKIAEKNNIKIE; this is translated from the coding sequence ATGAAGAAAAACTTCTTGTTATTTTTGACTTTTAGCAACTTTTTAGCATTGAATGCACAAACTGTAGAAGAAAAAATCGCTGCAAAAGCATGTGAGTGTTTAGAGAAAAGTTCAAAAATTACAGAAGATGTTTTCAGAGAATGTTTAACAAACCCAATGGGTGAGTTAATTTTAACAGACAAAGATCCAAAAGTCAGAGAATCTATAAATACCGTTGATGGAATTCAAAATATGGTTCTGAAAGTTCAAGCTGTAATTTCAAAGAAATGTCCAAACTTGATGCCTGAATTAATTGAAAACAAAGACAATGTTTTTTATAGCGAATCAAAAAACAAAAATGCACAGAATTCTTATGTCATCGCAAAAGATTTTATGCGACAGAACAATTACAAAATGGCTATTGAAAGCTTTCAACTGGCTTTAAAAGAAGACCCAAACTTTGTTCTTGCACTTGATGACATAGCAGTTTCCTACAGACAATTGAACGATTATGATAATGCAATTAAATATTATAAGAAATCGCTTGAAGTTTATCCCGAAGGAAATTTTGCATTAATGAACATTGGTGTTGTGTATACTTTTAAATCTGATTATAAAACGGCCATAAGTTATTATGAAAAACTAATTCAATACCATCCCAACAATGCTGAAGGCTATTTTGGTGCTGGAAAAAACTATTTCATGATGAAAGATGATGAAAAAGCATTGGATAATCTTTTTTTGGCCCATATAATCTACACCAATGAAAATTCAGAATATGCAAAAGATTCTGAACAGCTTATTGGTGCTCTTTACCAGAAAATGAAATCAGAAAATAAGGAAGCTTTATTCAAAAAAATTGCTGAGAAAAACAACATTAAAATAGAATAA
- a CDS encoding DUF2207 domain-containing protein has translation MKKFRFLFSLSILLLSFFQSYAQDETFSSVENENPEKIKQFHTDIVVKENGNLIVTETIKVYAKGIKIDHGIFRELPMKSNSPKVSKNNYYTVLNVTRNGLQEPYHVIDGFDKFEIYIGDKKFSIAEGNHTYKLTYEVEAQIHSYNDFDEVYWNVTGNYWDFEIENVTAKITLPKSAKAFQTACYTGVFGSKAQECNSKISGNSIFFTSKNLKKEEGFTIAAGFPKGIVDQPFFRPHYKMEEFLEADKILFAIAVVLACFAFYYFSWKRFGKDPKLKSESRIIDLKNRYSPTSLNYITDQSVNSQTLLVTIINLSLKGALVISDNGKETWADDFKYSLKIGNKIEGLSKEENAVLNTLFSEKDSFELDKETYKIFTKAKEALEKPLKQQYNLKDYHSSNSNQILLGFVITIGALLGYCQYSKGTIYWAVIFGFTMLVFTYLLLKGAVQTFIKKDYKSTAFCLFLSLFTGIFSVGWYLASNVDKSYSVLTLLVLFLIIIGFSIYLSLIGAYTELGVETKAEIEKLKEYLLEYNPEESSAISVYEENLPYAFALGIEDEWNLKFIDILKKLNYTNNWIKTNSSNYVSSPAFFMSFRTSYTTYSTSSSSGSSGGGSSGGGGGGGGGGGW, from the coding sequence ATGAAAAAATTCAGGTTTCTGTTTTCACTCAGCATTTTACTGCTTTCATTCTTTCAAAGTTATGCTCAAGACGAAACATTTTCTTCTGTTGAAAATGAAAATCCCGAAAAAATAAAACAATTTCACACTGATATTGTTGTTAAGGAAAATGGAAATCTAATTGTGACCGAAACTATTAAAGTATATGCTAAAGGCATAAAAATAGACCACGGTATATTTAGAGAGCTTCCAATGAAGAGTAATTCTCCAAAAGTCTCTAAAAACAATTATTACACTGTCTTAAATGTTACCCGAAACGGTTTACAAGAACCGTATCATGTAATTGATGGATTTGATAAGTTCGAGATTTATATTGGCGACAAAAAATTTTCTATTGCAGAAGGAAATCACACTTATAAATTAACTTATGAAGTAGAAGCCCAAATACACTCTTATAATGACTTTGATGAAGTTTACTGGAACGTTACAGGTAATTATTGGGATTTTGAAATAGAGAATGTCACTGCAAAAATAACTCTACCCAAATCTGCAAAAGCATTCCAGACAGCTTGCTATACTGGTGTTTTTGGCTCAAAAGCACAAGAATGCAATTCAAAAATATCAGGAAACTCTATTTTCTTTACTTCTAAAAATCTAAAAAAAGAAGAAGGTTTTACCATTGCCGCTGGTTTTCCTAAAGGAATTGTCGATCAGCCTTTTTTCAGGCCGCATTATAAAATGGAGGAATTCTTAGAAGCCGACAAAATATTATTTGCAATCGCTGTTGTTCTCGCGTGCTTTGCATTTTATTATTTTTCATGGAAGAGATTTGGCAAAGATCCGAAGTTAAAAAGCGAAAGCAGAATTATTGATTTAAAAAACCGCTACTCGCCTACTTCGTTGAATTATATAACAGATCAAAGTGTTAATTCTCAAACACTTTTAGTTACTATAATCAATCTTTCATTAAAAGGCGCTCTTGTAATTTCAGATAATGGAAAAGAAACTTGGGCAGATGATTTTAAATATTCGCTTAAGATTGGAAATAAAATAGAAGGTTTGTCTAAAGAAGAAAATGCAGTTCTAAATACTTTATTTAGCGAAAAAGATTCTTTCGAATTGGATAAAGAAACGTATAAGATATTCACTAAAGCAAAAGAGGCACTCGAAAAACCTTTAAAACAGCAATATAATTTAAAAGATTATCATTCTAGCAATTCTAATCAAATCTTATTGGGCTTTGTAATTACAATTGGTGCTTTATTGGGTTATTGCCAATATTCAAAAGGAACTATATATTGGGCCGTAATTTTCGGATTTACAATGCTCGTGTTTACTTACTTATTACTCAAAGGCGCAGTACAAACATTTATTAAAAAAGATTATAAATCAACTGCTTTTTGTCTTTTCTTATCGCTATTTACAGGCATTTTTTCTGTTGGCTGGTATCTTGCAAGTAATGTTGACAAAAGTTATTCAGTCCTAACTTTGCTAGTACTCTTTTTAATAATTATCGGATTTAGCATCTATTTAAGTCTAATAGGCGCGTATACAGAACTTGGAGTTGAAACAAAAGCTGAAATCGAAAAGCTAAAAGAGTATCTATTAGAGTATAACCCAGAAGAAAGTTCTGCAATTAGCGTTTATGAAGAAAACCTGCCTTATGCCTTTGCATTAGGAATTGAAGATGAATGGAATTTGAAATTTATTGATATTTTAAAAAAATTAAATTATACCAATAATTGGATCAAAACGAATAGTAGCAACTATGTTTCTTCTCCAGCATTTTTCATGAGTTTTAGAACCTCTTACACTACTTATTCGACCTCATCCAGCAGCGGAAGTTCTGGTGGAGGAAGCTCTGGTGGAGGAGGCGGAGGCGGAGGCGGCGGTGGCTGGTAA
- a CDS encoding M28 family peptidase: MRKNQTSILAIVCILALLGIIYATMMPQGISRDDEALAEFSTERAFNQVEIIAQKPHYVGSTNHELVANYLKLELNRIGLETSVQEGFTLNDKGLLVKSKNILARIKGTNNTKALLLLSHYDSAPHSFSKGASDDASGVATILEGVRAFLYSKHPQKNDIIILFSDAEELGLNGAALFVNQHPWAKDVGLVLNFEARGTSGPSYMLMETNKGNQALVEEFTKAKPSHPVSNSLMYSIYKMLPNDTDLTVFREQGNIQGFNFAFIDGHFNYHTQQDDIQHLNKTTLTHQGTYIMPLLKYFTNIDLNQTESTEDNVYFSAPFSFISYPFTWVMPMTIIAFGLLFLLIFVGRVKRIITFTEIFKGFVPLLGSLIISGLVTFLGWKLILEIYPQYSDLLNGFTYNGHAYIGAFVTLSIAICFAFYHHFSEAKTTMNHFVAPLLVWIIINAFLANSLTGAGFLIIPVYFGILLFGIFVFTQHYSLGMNLIFSIPALAIVAPFIIMFPIGLGLKILYGSAILTVLLFGLLLPIFGAFAKKGAWIVVFFIASISFFVYAGYHSGYEYGKAKSNSLLYVYNADNNSAVWTTYDTNLDEWTKSYLGEKNQKAVGLNTLPLSSKYNTTFTYSAIAPVVDVPKPTIQFLRDSVIGNNRYLKIRITPNRKVNRYDIYANPKMTFYNFKANGVSTSGEKGNRLEREDSKILCYYVVGNEPLEMDFYINKSSVFDMDLIESSFDLMTNPLLKVKPRDNWMMPTPFVLNDAVLIQQKIKRYTPPIKPLEPVVVPSDSLAVPKDSLKPIVSKPE, from the coding sequence ATGAGAAAAAACCAAACCTCAATTCTAGCCATAGTCTGCATTTTAGCGTTACTTGGCATTATATATGCCACGATGATGCCACAAGGAATCTCTAGGGATGATGAAGCGCTTGCTGAGTTTTCGACCGAAAGAGCTTTTAACCAGGTTGAGATTATAGCGCAGAAACCGCACTATGTCGGATCGACCAATCACGAACTGGTTGCTAATTATCTTAAACTAGAATTAAACAGAATTGGGTTAGAAACGAGTGTTCAAGAAGGTTTTACTCTAAATGACAAAGGGCTTTTGGTAAAGTCAAAAAATATTTTGGCTCGAATTAAAGGAACAAACAATACAAAAGCACTTTTACTTCTTTCTCATTATGATAGCGCACCGCATTCTTTCTCAAAAGGAGCAAGCGATGATGCTTCTGGAGTTGCAACAATTTTAGAAGGTGTACGTGCCTTTTTATACTCCAAACATCCTCAAAAAAACGATATAATTATATTATTCTCTGATGCCGAAGAATTAGGATTAAACGGAGCTGCTTTATTTGTAAACCAGCATCCTTGGGCAAAAGACGTTGGTTTGGTTTTAAACTTTGAAGCAAGAGGAACTTCTGGTCCAAGCTATATGTTAATGGAAACCAACAAAGGAAATCAGGCATTGGTTGAAGAATTTACTAAAGCAAAACCTTCTCATCCTGTTTCTAATTCTTTGATGTACAGCATTTACAAAATGCTTCCTAATGATACCGATTTGACTGTTTTTAGAGAACAAGGAAATATTCAAGGATTTAATTTTGCATTTATCGATGGTCATTTCAATTATCACACGCAGCAGGATGATATTCAGCATTTAAACAAAACTACCTTAACGCATCAAGGCACCTATATTATGCCTTTGCTAAAATATTTTACAAACATCGATTTGAATCAAACAGAGTCTACCGAAGACAATGTTTATTTCAGCGCTCCATTTTCATTTATTAGTTATCCGTTTACTTGGGTAATGCCAATGACTATAATTGCTTTCGGATTATTGTTTTTGTTGATTTTTGTCGGAAGAGTAAAAAGAATCATCACTTTCACAGAAATTTTCAAAGGTTTTGTTCCGCTTTTAGGCTCTCTTATAATTTCAGGATTAGTAACCTTTTTAGGTTGGAAACTTATTCTCGAAATTTATCCGCAATACTCTGATCTTCTAAACGGATTTACTTATAATGGACATGCTTATATTGGCGCTTTTGTTACGTTGAGCATCGCTATTTGTTTTGCTTTCTATCATCATTTCTCTGAAGCCAAAACTACCATGAACCATTTTGTTGCTCCTTTATTGGTTTGGATTATCATTAATGCATTTTTAGCCAATAGCCTAACGGGAGCTGGTTTCTTAATAATTCCTGTTTATTTCGGAATATTATTATTCGGAATTTTTGTGTTTACACAGCATTACAGTTTAGGAATGAATTTAATATTCTCTATCCCTGCCTTGGCAATTGTTGCACCTTTTATCATAATGTTTCCAATTGGTCTTGGCCTTAAAATCTTATACGGAAGCGCCATTTTAACCGTTTTATTATTCGGATTATTACTTCCAATTTTCGGTGCATTTGCTAAGAAAGGTGCTTGGATCGTGGTTTTCTTTATTGCTTCTATTTCATTTTTCGTTTACGCAGGATATCATTCAGGTTACGAATATGGCAAAGCCAAATCAAACAGTTTATTATACGTTTACAATGCCGACAACAATTCTGCTGTATGGACCACTTATGACACAAATTTAGACGAATGGACTAAATCGTATTTAGGCGAGAAAAATCAAAAAGCTGTTGGTTTAAATACCTTGCCTCTTTCAAGCAAATACAACACTACTTTTACTTACAGCGCTATCGCACCTGTTGTCGATGTTCCGAAACCTACAATTCAATTTTTAAGAGATAGCGTTATTGGAAACAATAGATATTTAAAAATCAGGATTACTCCAAATAGAAAAGTAAACCGTTACGATATTTATGCTAATCCAAAAATGACATTTTATAACTTTAAAGCAAATGGAGTGTCAACTTCTGGCGAAAAAGGAAATCGTCTGGAAAGAGAAGACAGCAAAATTTTGTGCTATTATGTAGTAGGCAACGAACCGCTGGAAATGGATTTCTACATTAACAAATCTTCTGTTTTTGATATGGATTTAATTGAAAGTTCATTCGATTTGATGACCAATCCGCTTTTAAAAGTTAAGCCTAGAGATAATTGGATGATGCCAACACCATTTGTATTGAATGATGCCGTATTGATTCAGCAGAAAATCAAAAGATATACACCGCCAATAAAACCACTTGAACCTGTTGTAGTACCAAGTGATAGTTTGGCTGTTCCAAAAGATAGCTTAAAACCTATCGTTAGCAAACCAGAATAG
- a CDS encoding bifunctional GNAT family N-acetyltransferase/carbon-nitrogen hydrolase family protein, whose protein sequence is MQAKIKKVELRNLEIEDYKQLKKSMIESYPEMADSYWRSEDIERLLSIFPEGQLVILVDGKVVGSALSLIVDEKLVEKRHNYQQISGDYTFSTHNPNAEILYGIDVFIHPNYRGLRLGRRLYDARKELCEQLNLKAIVFAGRIPNYREHAKKMSPKTYIEKVRTKELYDPVLSFQLSNDFHVLRIIKNYLEGDEESKEFAVLLEWNNIYYDDSPKLINLKKNIIRLGLIQWQMRPLNNVEALFEQAEFFIDAVSGYGSDFALFPELFIAPLMADYNHLSEAEAIRELARHSDPIRKKFQEFAISYNINIITGSMPYLEGGNLCNVGFLCKRDGTSEMYTKIHITPNEVIHWGMKGGSEFKTFDTDCGKIGILICYDVEFPEISRLLADEGMNILFVPFLTDTQNGYTRVKHCSQARAIENECYVAIAGCVGNLPKVNNMDIQYAQSSVFTPSDFAFPSNGIKAEATPNTEMTLIVDVDLNLLKELHEHGSVKTLKDRRTDLYEIKKLNS, encoded by the coding sequence ATGCAGGCAAAAATTAAAAAAGTAGAGTTAAGAAATCTTGAAATAGAAGACTATAAACAATTAAAGAAATCAATGATCGAATCGTATCCAGAAATGGCAGATTCTTATTGGAGATCTGAGGATATAGAAAGACTTCTTTCAATTTTTCCAGAAGGACAGCTGGTGATTTTGGTTGACGGAAAAGTTGTTGGCTCTGCCCTATCTCTTATTGTTGACGAAAAATTAGTAGAAAAAAGACATAATTATCAGCAGATTAGTGGTGATTATACCTTTTCGACACACAATCCAAATGCTGAAATTTTATACGGAATAGATGTTTTTATTCACCCCAATTATAGAGGCTTGCGTTTAGGGCGCCGATTATATGATGCAAGAAAGGAACTTTGTGAACAATTAAACCTCAAGGCGATTGTTTTTGCAGGAAGAATTCCGAACTATAGAGAACATGCCAAAAAAATGTCTCCAAAAACGTATATCGAAAAAGTGCGTACCAAAGAATTGTACGATCCAGTTCTTTCTTTTCAATTAAGCAACGATTTTCACGTTTTGAGAATCATCAAAAATTATCTGGAAGGCGACGAAGAATCGAAAGAATTTGCGGTTTTACTCGAATGGAATAATATTTATTATGATGATAGTCCGAAACTGATTAATTTAAAGAAAAACATTATTCGTTTAGGATTAATTCAGTGGCAGATGCGTCCGCTGAATAATGTCGAAGCACTTTTTGAACAAGCTGAATTTTTTATTGATGCCGTTTCGGGTTATGGTTCTGATTTTGCTTTGTTTCCAGAATTGTTTATTGCGCCATTAATGGCCGATTATAATCATCTGTCTGAAGCAGAAGCCATTCGTGAACTTGCTCGTCACTCTGACCCTATTAGAAAAAAGTTTCAGGAATTTGCCATTTCATATAACATCAACATTATTACCGGAAGCATGCCTTATTTAGAAGGCGGAAATCTTTGCAATGTTGGTTTCTTATGCAAAAGAGACGGAACTTCAGAAATGTATACCAAAATTCATATCACGCCAAATGAAGTTATACATTGGGGAATGAAAGGCGGATCGGAATTTAAAACCTTTGATACAGATTGTGGTAAAATTGGAATATTAATTTGTTACGATGTCGAATTTCCTGAAATTTCTAGACTTCTGGCTGATGAAGGAATGAACATTTTGTTTGTACCATTTTTAACCGATACACAAAACGGATATACTCGCGTAAAACATTGTTCGCAAGCTCGCGCCATCGAAAATGAATGTTATGTAGCCATAGCAGGTTGCGTTGGAAATCTTCCGAAAGTGAACAATATGGATATACAATATGCGCAGTCTTCTGTATTTACGCCATCCGATTTTGCTTTTCCAAGCAACGGAATCAAAGCAGAAGCCACTCCAAACACAGAAATGACGCTTATTGTTGATGTTGATTTAAATTTATTGAAAGAGCTTCACGAACATGGAAGCGTAAAAACATTAAAAGACCGAAGAACAGATCTTTACGAAATTAAAAAATTGAATTCATGA
- a CDS encoding NAD-dependent epimerase/dehydratase family protein, with protein MTKISILGCGWLGFPLAKALLKKGISINGSTTSENKLSILKDAGINSFLVSVESDGISENIDTFLAESEILIIDIPPKLRAADPSSEKKAFVEKIKNLIPFIEKSTVKKVLFVSSTSVYGDDNGLVTEETNPNPETESGKQLLLAENLLLENQNFETSILRFGGLIGEDRHPIKFLAGKENIENPDAPVNLIHQSDCIGIIEEIINQSNWNEVFNAVAPFHPTREEYYTQKAIEMNLPEPIFGSEKSNIKKVILSKKVETFLNYKFNLEEY; from the coding sequence ATGACAAAAATTAGCATACTTGGCTGCGGCTGGCTGGGATTTCCTTTAGCGAAAGCATTACTAAAAAAAGGAATTTCAATAAACGGATCAACAACTTCAGAAAACAAACTTTCAATTTTAAAAGATGCAGGAATAAATTCGTTTTTAGTGAGTGTTGAAAGTGACGGAATTTCCGAAAACATCGATACTTTCTTAGCAGAAAGCGAAATCTTAATTATAGATATTCCACCAAAACTAAGAGCTGCCGATCCAAGTTCTGAGAAGAAAGCATTTGTAGAAAAAATCAAGAATCTAATTCCTTTTATAGAAAAATCAACGGTTAAAAAAGTACTTTTTGTAAGTTCAACCTCTGTTTATGGTGATGATAATGGTCTTGTAACCGAAGAAACCAATCCCAATCCGGAGACAGAAAGCGGTAAACAATTGCTTTTAGCCGAAAATCTCCTTCTTGAAAATCAAAACTTTGAAACCTCAATTCTACGTTTTGGCGGATTAATTGGCGAAGATCGTCATCCTATTAAGTTTTTAGCTGGAAAAGAAAACATTGAAAATCCAGATGCTCCCGTTAACCTAATTCATCAAAGTGATTGCATTGGTATTATTGAAGAAATCATAAACCAATCTAACTGGAATGAGGTTTTTAATGCTGTTGCGCCCTTTCACCCAACGAGAGAGGAATACTACACTCAAAAAGCGATCGAAATGAATTTGCCAGAACCAATATTTGGTTCCGAAAAATCAAATATTAAAAAGGTTATTTTGAGTAAAAAGGTGGAAACCTTTTTAAACTATAAATTTAACTTAGAAGAATATTAA
- a CDS encoding methylated-DNA--[protein]-cysteine S-methyltransferase produces the protein METVFINSPLGITKIIGDENGIAVISVSDVGTNEVSKEIPEVLQEVVSQLNEYFEGKRTDFDLKLNPQGTEFQQKVWKSLLEIPYGKTVSYMDQTKKLGDIKAIRAVASANGKNPLWIVVPCHRVIGTNGSLTGYAGGLSRKKWLLEHESPSLQQSLF, from the coding sequence ATGGAAACAGTTTTCATCAACTCTCCTTTAGGAATCACCAAAATAATTGGAGATGAAAATGGTATTGCCGTAATTTCTGTTTCTGATGTTGGAACCAATGAAGTTTCTAAAGAAATTCCAGAAGTATTACAAGAAGTCGTTTCGCAGTTAAATGAATACTTTGAAGGCAAAAGAACTGATTTTGACTTAAAACTGAATCCGCAAGGAACCGAATTTCAGCAGAAAGTCTGGAAATCGCTTCTTGAAATTCCATACGGAAAAACGGTAAGCTATATGGATCAGACCAAAAAACTCGGAGATATAAAAGCAATTCGCGCTGTAGCTTCGGCAAATGGCAAAAATCCGCTTTGGATTGTGGTTCCTTGTCATCGCGTTATCGGCACAAACGGATCTTTAACTGGATATGCTGGAGGTTTATCCCGTAAAAAATGGCTTTTAGAACATGAAAGCCCGTCTTTACAGCAGAGTTTGTTTTAG
- a CDS encoding winged helix-turn-helix transcriptional regulator: MPEFFYDNKLYYTPIEFALNHIGGTWKMPILWRLHKNVLRYGELKKDIPHITDKMLASQLKELEVKGLIGRKVYPVVPSKVEYSITEKGMKAIPVIETIMNYGYELVKEAGIEFPPKK; encoded by the coding sequence ATGCCGGAATTTTTTTACGACAATAAATTATATTATACTCCAATTGAATTTGCATTAAATCATATTGGAGGAACATGGAAAATGCCAATTTTGTGGAGACTTCACAAAAACGTTCTCAGATATGGAGAGTTGAAAAAGGATATTCCACACATAACTGATAAAATGCTTGCAAGCCAGTTAAAAGAATTAGAAGTGAAAGGCTTGATTGGGAGAAAAGTATACCCTGTTGTGCCTTCAAAGGTAGAATACTCCATTACTGAAAAGGGAATGAAAGCAATTCCTGTTATTGAAACAATTATGAATTATGGTTACGAACTAGTGAAAGAAGCGGGTATCGAATTTCCTCCTAAAAAATAA
- a CDS encoding 3'-5' exonuclease, whose amino-acid sequence MIEKINLNNILFLDIETVPEEENFNSLDAEMQSLWDLKTQYQRKDEYSPEEFYDRAGIWAEFGKIICISVGFFIIKGDVRNFRVTSFFGEEKKILKDFSNLINNHFNQPQHLLCGHNSKEFDIPFIARRMIINQMPIPDKLNLFGKKPWEVPHLDTLELWKFGDYKHYTSLKLLTKILGVPSPKGDIDGSQVAHVYYVEKDIDRIITYCEKDTIAVAQIFLRLRREDLLIDDEIIHV is encoded by the coding sequence ATGATTGAAAAAATAAACCTCAATAACATTTTATTTCTCGATATAGAAACCGTTCCCGAAGAAGAAAACTTCAATTCGCTTGACGCGGAAATGCAGTCACTTTGGGATTTGAAAACGCAATACCAGCGAAAAGACGAGTATTCTCCAGAAGAATTTTACGACCGTGCTGGGATCTGGGCCGAATTCGGAAAGATAATCTGTATTTCTGTTGGCTTTTTTATCATCAAGGGAGATGTTCGCAATTTTAGAGTGACTTCGTTTTTTGGCGAAGAAAAGAAAATCCTAAAAGACTTTTCGAATCTGATTAACAATCATTTTAATCAGCCTCAGCATTTGCTGTGTGGACATAATTCCAAAGAATTTGACATTCCGTTTATTGCCCGAAGAATGATTATCAACCAAATGCCAATTCCAGATAAACTGAATTTATTTGGTAAAAAGCCTTGGGAAGTTCCGCATTTAGATACTTTAGAATTATGGAAGTTTGGCGATTATAAACATTATACTTCTTTAAAATTATTGACTAAAATCTTAGGAGTTCCTTCTCCTAAAGGAGACATTGACGGAAGTCAGGTTGCTCATGTCTATTATGTCGAAAAAGATATTGACCGAATCATTACCTATTGCGAAAAAGACACAATAGCCGTAGCTCAGATTTTCTTGCGTTTGCGTCGAGAAGATTTGCTAATTGATGATGAAATAATTCATGTATAA
- a CDS encoding carboxymuconolactone decarboxylase family protein has product MDYIKISQETIGHLYKAHSSVRKSEIDIKLLALTDLRVSQLNGCAYCCSFHSNELRQFGIEQNVLDKLSGWKLSDVFDEKQKLALEWAEVITKMETDLSTCKKKLEIVFTEKELVDLTASISIMNTLNRLRITLGDNH; this is encoded by the coding sequence ATGGATTACATTAAAATTTCGCAAGAAACAATTGGACATTTATACAAAGCTCACTCAAGTGTTAGAAAATCAGAAATAGATATTAAGCTTCTCGCACTTACAGACCTGAGAGTTTCCCAATTAAATGGATGTGCTTATTGTTGCAGTTTCCATTCTAACGAGTTAAGACAATTTGGAATTGAACAAAACGTACTTGATAAATTATCGGGATGGAAACTTTCTGATGTTTTTGATGAGAAACAAAAATTGGCTTTGGAATGGGCAGAGGTAATTACGAAAATGGAAACCGATTTATCTACCTGTAAAAAGAAATTAGAAATAGTCTTTACGGAAAAAGAATTAGTTGATTTAACAGCCAGCATTTCAATTATGAATACTTTAAATCGTTTACGAATTACATTAGGGGATAATCATTAA